In Phlebotomus papatasi isolate M1 chromosome 1, Ppap_2.1, whole genome shotgun sequence, the following proteins share a genomic window:
- the LOC129806971 gene encoding rho GTPase-activating protein 15-like isoform X1, which produces MSDNKPKKFGEVFSRGNSSKRSTKSYHRNNDRYSKVDDNASVRSSTSHQNTNKYLQFLEQENTQYKRASSDLQKAHEDLKRECELLKTENENLRKLLDERDAEIFDMSQKLNELHNSKFKHSRFSSIRQNFQNIFQRRKTKEELVKKKILQSIPETEEEIQHIEVSNGYCTIYSTDEANFRTTLEKMEKDADFKNVPRVLVEAVKVLEAKFMNVIGLYRVSGNYAVVQDMRFHINSNNFEVLRTQKDAHTITGIIKLLFRELEEPMISLKHLDTHIDDSNFLALSQEYQIMQVQKLVGTLQPIHRDTLQFLMKHLNKVIQYQGNQNNAHSLSVVVGACIFYELLSDVDFHQNLAKCTVSNKCIEIMIEDYSAIFEQV; this is translated from the exons ACGTTCAACCAAATCTTATCATCGTAACAACGACAGATACAGCAAGGTAGATGACAATGCTTCAGTCCGATCCTCAACATCCCACCAAAACACAAACAAATACCTCCAATTCTTGGAGCAGGAAAATACGCAGTACAAGAGAGCCAGTAGTGATTTGCAAAAAGCCCATGAAGACCTAAAAAGGGAGTGTGAGTTGTTAAAGACAGAAAacgaaaatttgagaaaattgctTGATGAAAGAGACGCAGAAATCTTCGATATGTCCCAAAAACTAAATGAATTACACAACAGCAAATTCAAACACTCCCGATTTTCCAGTATAAGGCAGAACTTCCAGAACATCTTCCAGAGAAGGAAAACTAAGGAagaacttgtgaaaaagaaaatacttcAAAGTATTCCAGAAACTGAAGAAGAAATCCAACATATTGAGGTGTCTAATGGTTATTGTACTATTTATTCAACAGATGAGGCCAATTTTAGGACAACTCTGGAGAAAATGGAAAAAGACGCAGACTTTAAGAATGTACCACGAGTTCTTGTTGAAGCTGTTAAAGTTTTGGAAGCAAAATTCATGAATGTTATCGGTTTATACAGAGTATCCGGGAATTATGCTGTAGTCCAGGATATGCGATttcat ATCAACAGCAATAATTTTGAAGTATTACGGACACAAAAAGATGCTCACACAATAACTGGGATTATTAAACTGTTGTTCAGAGAATTGGAGGAACCTATGATATCCCTAAAGCATCTTGACACTCATATCGATGATAGCAACTTTTTGGCATTGAGTCAAGAATATCAAATAATGCAGGTGCAGAAGCTAGTAGGGACTCTCCAACCAATTCACAGAGACACTCTTCAGTTCCTAATGAAGCATCTGAACAA AGTTATCCAATACCAAGGAAACCAGAACAATGCTCATTCATTATCGGTTGTTGTTGGAGCTTGCATATTCTACGAACTTCTCTCAGATGTAGACTTTCACCAAAACCTGGCCAAGTGCACAGTCTCCAATAAATGTATTGAAATCATGATTGAAGACTATTCCGCAATATTTGAACAAGTGTag
- the LOC129806971 gene encoding rho GTPase-activating protein 15-like isoform X2 translates to MSDNKPKKFGEVFSRGNSSKRSTKSYHRNNDRYSKVDDNASVRSSTSHQNTNKYLQFLEQENTQYKRASSDLQKAHEDLKRECELLKTENENLRKLLDERDAEIFDMSQKLNELHNSKFKHSRFSSIRQNFQNIFQRRKTKEELVKKKILQNEANFRTTLEKMEKDADFKNVPRVLVEAVKVLEAKFMNVIGLYRVSGNYAVVQDMRFHINSNNFEVLRTQKDAHTITGIIKLLFRELEEPMISLKHLDTHIDDSNFLALSQEYQIMQVQKLVGTLQPIHRDTLQFLMKHLNKVIQYQGNQNNAHSLSVVVGACIFYELLSDVDFHQNLAKCTVSNKCIEIMIEDYSAIFEQV, encoded by the exons ACGTTCAACCAAATCTTATCATCGTAACAACGACAGATACAGCAAGGTAGATGACAATGCTTCAGTCCGATCCTCAACATCCCACCAAAACACAAACAAATACCTCCAATTCTTGGAGCAGGAAAATACGCAGTACAAGAGAGCCAGTAGTGATTTGCAAAAAGCCCATGAAGACCTAAAAAGGGAGTGTGAGTTGTTAAAGACAGAAAacgaaaatttgagaaaattgctTGATGAAAGAGACGCAGAAATCTTCGATATGTCCCAAAAACTAAATGAATTACACAACAGCAAATTCAAACACTCCCGATTTTCCAGTATAAGGCAGAACTTCCAGAACATCTTCCAGAGAAGGAAAACTAAGGAagaacttgtgaaaaagaaaatacttcAAA ATGAGGCCAATTTTAGGACAACTCTGGAGAAAATGGAAAAAGACGCAGACTTTAAGAATGTACCACGAGTTCTTGTTGAAGCTGTTAAAGTTTTGGAAGCAAAATTCATGAATGTTATCGGTTTATACAGAGTATCCGGGAATTATGCTGTAGTCCAGGATATGCGATttcat ATCAACAGCAATAATTTTGAAGTATTACGGACACAAAAAGATGCTCACACAATAACTGGGATTATTAAACTGTTGTTCAGAGAATTGGAGGAACCTATGATATCCCTAAAGCATCTTGACACTCATATCGATGATAGCAACTTTTTGGCATTGAGTCAAGAATATCAAATAATGCAGGTGCAGAAGCTAGTAGGGACTCTCCAACCAATTCACAGAGACACTCTTCAGTTCCTAATGAAGCATCTGAACAA AGTTATCCAATACCAAGGAAACCAGAACAATGCTCATTCATTATCGGTTGTTGTTGGAGCTTGCATATTCTACGAACTTCTCTCAGATGTAGACTTTCACCAAAACCTGGCCAAGTGCACAGTCTCCAATAAATGTATTGAAATCATGATTGAAGACTATTCCGCAATATTTGAACAAGTGTag